The following are encoded in a window of Brevibacillus sp. DP1.3A genomic DNA:
- a CDS encoding cbb3-type cytochrome c oxidase subunit I, translating to MWESVKEFASEFFVTGDPLIYGADVSIVLSMIAIVSVLTYFKKWGWLWREWLTTVDHKKIGIMYILASVLMLFRGGVDALLMRAQLAMPEMQFLSGDHYNQIFTTHGVIMILFMAMPLMFGLFNVIVPLQLGARDVAFPFLNALSFWLFFSGAMLFNLSFVIGGSPDAGWLAYPPYSELAFNPGPGQDFYIWGIQISGIGSLMTGINFIVTILKVRAPGMTLMKMPMFSWSVLSSCIAIVFAFPILTVTLALLFIDRYLGGHFFTLDGGGNPMMYINLIWMWGHPEVYIIVLPAFGIFSEIVATFSRKKLFGYKSMVFAMIIISVLSFLVWAHHFFTMGSGADVNAFFAVTTMLIAIPTGVKVFNWLFTMFRGKITFETPMLWTVGIIPNFVIGGMTGVLLSVAPADFQYHNSYFLVAHFHQVIIAGVVFGFFAGLYYWWPKIFGFKLNERIGRWAFWLWNIGFYLCFMPQYALGLMGMTRRLYTYGWDKGWFEMNLVSTIGAVIMGAAFLVQIWDIAHSIKHMKRDTTGDPWNARTLEWSIPSPAPFYNFAVMPQVTSQDDWHERKLRIEQGLEKPAKVELEPIHMPKNSGIPIVMSMFWFFVGFGLIFDWLWMAVPGFIGVIGCMVVHSFNYDTDYYVTVEEIKRTEAEAGRVIT from the coding sequence ATGTGGGAGAGTGTGAAAGAATTCGCCTCTGAATTTTTCGTAACAGGCGATCCACTTATTTACGGTGCGGACGTCAGCATTGTGCTCAGTATGATCGCAATCGTATCGGTGCTGACTTACTTTAAAAAATGGGGATGGCTCTGGCGCGAATGGCTGACAACTGTCGATCACAAGAAGATCGGTATCATGTACATTCTCGCTTCCGTTCTCATGCTGTTTCGAGGAGGGGTAGATGCTCTCCTGATGCGGGCTCAGCTTGCCATGCCTGAGATGCAGTTTTTGAGTGGGGATCACTACAATCAGATTTTTACGACGCATGGCGTCATTATGATTCTGTTTATGGCGATGCCGCTTATGTTTGGTTTGTTCAATGTTATCGTGCCGCTGCAACTCGGTGCACGTGACGTAGCCTTTCCGTTTCTGAATGCGCTCAGCTTCTGGCTGTTTTTCTCAGGGGCGATGCTGTTTAACTTGTCCTTCGTCATTGGGGGCTCCCCGGATGCAGGATGGCTGGCTTACCCACCGTATTCGGAGCTAGCCTTTAACCCGGGACCAGGTCAGGATTTCTACATTTGGGGGATTCAGATCTCAGGTATTGGTAGTTTGATGACCGGGATTAACTTTATCGTCACGATCTTGAAAGTGCGTGCTCCTGGTATGACTTTGATGAAGATGCCGATGTTTTCCTGGTCAGTTTTGTCGAGTTGTATCGCGATCGTTTTCGCATTCCCAATCTTGACTGTTACATTGGCACTGCTGTTTATTGACCGTTATTTGGGTGGGCACTTCTTCACCTTGGATGGCGGCGGTAATCCGATGATGTACATCAACTTGATTTGGATGTGGGGTCACCCGGAAGTTTACATTATCGTTTTGCCAGCGTTCGGGATTTTCTCCGAGATCGTTGCGACGTTCTCACGGAAAAAGCTGTTTGGTTACAAATCCATGGTGTTCGCCATGATCATCATTAGCGTTCTCTCGTTCCTTGTATGGGCGCACCATTTCTTCACAATGGGCTCCGGTGCGGACGTCAATGCCTTCTTCGCCGTCACGACGATGTTAATTGCGATTCCGACGGGTGTGAAAGTGTTTAACTGGCTGTTTACGATGTTCCGAGGAAAAATTACGTTTGAAACGCCGATGCTGTGGACGGTCGGGATTATCCCGAACTTCGTCATCGGTGGGATGACGGGTGTACTTCTGTCCGTGGCACCTGCTGACTTCCAGTATCACAACAGCTACTTCCTCGTTGCACACTTCCACCAAGTGATCATTGCGGGTGTCGTATTTGGATTCTTCGCAGGCTTGTATTACTGGTGGCCGAAGATTTTTGGCTTCAAGCTGAATGAGCGTATTGGCCGTTGGGCTTTCTGGCTGTGGAACATCGGGTTCTACCTGTGCTTCATGCCGCAATACGCATTGGGCTTGATGGGAATGACACGTCGTCTTTACACGTACGGCTGGGACAAAGGCTGGTTCGAAATGAACCTGGTATCGACGATTGGTGCCGTAATCATGGGTGCTGCATTCCTTGTCCAAATTTGGGACATTGCACACAGCATCAAACATATGAAGAGAGATACAACAGGAGACCCATGGAATGCTCGTACGTTGGAGTGGTCGATTCCTTCTCCAGCTCCGTTCTATAACTTTGCCGTAATGCCGCAGGTAACGTCTCAAGATGATTGGCATGAAAGAAAGCTACGTATCGAGCAAGGCTTGGAAAAGCCAGCGAAAGTAGAGCTAGAACCGATTCATATGCCGAAAAACTCCGGTATTCCGATTGTAATGTCCATGTTCTGGTTCTTTGTCGGATTCGGTTTGATTTTTGACTGGCTATGGATGGCTGTACCAGGATTTATCGGTGTGATTGGTTGTATGGTTGTTCACTCGTTTAACTACGACACGGACTATTACGTCACGGTGGAAGAGATTAAACGTACAGAGGCGGAAGCAGGAAGGGTGATTACGTAA
- the cyoC gene encoding cytochrome o ubiquinol oxidase subunit III, whose translation MANVNAGHHDHHPDQEELRTFAFWIYLMTDVILFATLFATYIVLQGSTDGGPGPKDLFQMNGIYASTFILLTSSFTSGLAILAMNKGNRLALMNWLGVTVFLGASFLFLEINEFMHLVSEGATISTSAFWTAFYTLVGTHGLHVALGLGWMIILIMQIAKRGITPVTKRKVNIISLFWHFLDVVWIFVFTIVYVMGVN comes from the coding sequence ATGGCTAATGTGAATGCTGGACACCATGATCATCATCCAGACCAAGAGGAATTGCGCACGTTTGCCTTTTGGATTTACCTCATGACGGATGTTATCTTATTCGCTACCTTGTTTGCGACTTATATCGTACTGCAAGGGAGCACGGATGGTGGTCCAGGTCCAAAAGATCTGTTTCAGATGAATGGTATTTACGCGAGTACGTTTATTTTGCTGACCAGTAGCTTTACGAGTGGTCTTGCGATTCTCGCTATGAATAAGGGTAATCGTCTTGCATTGATGAACTGGCTCGGTGTGACTGTGTTTCTGGGAGCATCCTTCTTGTTCCTGGAAATCAACGAGTTCATGCACCTCGTAAGTGAAGGGGCAACGATTAGCACGAGTGCTTTCTGGACCGCCTTTTACACATTGGTAGGAACGCATGGCTTACACGTGGCTCTCGGATTAGGATGGATGATCATCTTGATTATGCAAATCGCGAAGCGCGGTATTACCCCAGTGACCAAGCGAAAAGTAAACATCATCAGCTTGTTCTGGCATTTCCTTGATGTTGTTTGGATTTTCGTCTTCACCATCGTGTATGTGATGGGGGTGAATTAA
- the cyoD gene encoding cytochrome o ubiquinol oxidase subunit IV, with product MSKQSVHGTTEQHGGHGSLKSYVIGFVLSLVLTIIPILALENGWLDSDKRLIIYLVAALFQFIVQLFFFMHLKEEDKPRYNLMSLLLGLFIVFLIVIGSIWIMMYNMVAL from the coding sequence TTGAGCAAGCAATCTGTGCATGGCACGACAGAACAACATGGCGGTCATGGTTCCCTGAAATCGTATGTGATCGGTTTCGTCTTGTCGCTTGTACTCACAATCATTCCCATCTTGGCCCTAGAGAACGGATGGTTGGATAGTGATAAGAGACTCATCATCTATTTAGTAGCGGCTCTGTTCCAGTTTATTGTCCAGTTATTCTTCTTCATGCATTTGAAAGAAGAGGATAAACCACGCTACAACTTGATGTCGCTTTTACTCGGGTTGTTTATCGTATTCCTCATCGTGATCGGTTCCATCTGGATCATGATGTACAACATGGTCGCACTATAA
- the cyoE gene encoding heme o synthase: protein MLADWIQLTKPRILQLNLVAAFGGYWVASKWEPDWMLLLWLMIGTTLTMASSCVLNNIWDWQLDQKMTRTKDRPLATGRLKPGGVLLYALVLGLAGELVLFYKVNALVGWLGLFGMFVYVVVYTMWLKRTSTWSTSIGGVSGAMPPVMGYCAYTNEIDAGAWLLFALLFLWQPAHFWSLAIRRVDEYTAAGFPLLPVMKGIKRTKLQMIPYVVLLLPTVTIMYVLGYVGIIFFAVSFLFGMVWMGHTIIGIVSENTEKWAKTNFFISINYLMIVFVCMVVDTTGRPFL from the coding sequence ATGCTAGCAGATTGGATACAGCTCACTAAGCCCCGCATTCTTCAACTAAATCTGGTAGCAGCATTCGGTGGGTATTGGGTAGCGAGTAAGTGGGAGCCGGATTGGATGCTCTTGTTATGGCTGATGATCGGGACCACACTCACAATGGCTTCGTCCTGCGTGTTAAATAACATTTGGGACTGGCAGCTTGACCAAAAAATGACCCGTACGAAAGACCGGCCACTTGCTACTGGACGACTGAAACCTGGGGGCGTACTGCTGTACGCCCTGGTTCTCGGTCTTGCGGGAGAACTGGTGCTATTTTATAAAGTCAATGCGTTAGTAGGTTGGCTCGGATTGTTCGGGATGTTCGTATACGTAGTCGTTTACACCATGTGGCTCAAAAGAACGTCCACTTGGAGCACCTCCATTGGTGGAGTGTCCGGGGCAATGCCGCCTGTGATGGGGTATTGTGCCTATACGAATGAGATTGACGCAGGAGCGTGGCTTTTGTTCGCGTTGCTCTTCTTGTGGCAGCCTGCTCATTTCTGGTCGCTTGCCATTAGACGTGTAGACGAGTATACAGCGGCTGGATTTCCTCTTCTCCCAGTAATGAAGGGGATCAAGCGGACCAAGCTGCAAATGATTCCGTACGTAGTGTTGCTATTGCCAACGGTAACGATTATGTATGTGTTGGGGTACGTAGGGATTATCTTTTTCGCTGTTTCCTTCCTATTCGGAATGGTATGGATGGGGCATACGATTATTGGGATTGTGTCGGAGAATACGGAAAAATGGGCGAAGACGAATTTTTTCATCTCGATTAATTATTTGATGATTGTGTTTGTGTGCATGGTAGTGGATACGACAGGCCGTCCCTTTTTGTAA
- a CDS encoding cytochrome c, with amino-acid sequence MKAIKYLMIGSLFLLVTACGSGATEEQTEVADADKSAMKLYKNNCMSCHGNDLSGRVGPGLQQVGSKMTEEKLVEIITVGANGMPGYENVLSAEEIGQLAKWLSEKKE; translated from the coding sequence ATGAAAGCTATCAAGTATCTAATGATCGGTTCTCTGTTCTTGCTCGTAACTGCATGCGGAAGTGGTGCAACAGAAGAGCAAACAGAAGTTGCAGATGCAGATAAAAGTGCGATGAAGCTATACAAAAATAATTGCATGAGCTGCCACGGTAACGATTTATCTGGTAGGGTGGGTCCAGGCTTGCAGCAAGTTGGCTCGAAAATGACGGAGGAAAAACTCGTTGAAATAATTACGGTCGGAGCAAATGGCATGCCTGGTTATGAAAATGTACTCAGCGCAGAAGAAATCGGCCAGTTAGCGAAGTGGCTCTCTGAGAAAAAAGAATAG
- a CDS encoding SCO family protein yields MKKTAWLIMLSILMVLVTACGPARFDYNYPVHEFAYTDQEGKPFSSKDLENKVWVANFVFTYCGTVCPTMTANMAELQKKAKEAGVDVEFVSFSVDPGRDTPEALKSYLGKFNADFSNWHALTGYGFDEIKTFILKSFKTPIEKDPNSDQIIHDTFLYLVDQKGTVVNRYEGMTDVPYNQIIEDMKALQE; encoded by the coding sequence ATGAAAAAAACAGCTTGGTTGATCATGCTCAGTATCCTGATGGTTTTGGTAACTGCGTGTGGTCCAGCAAGATTTGATTACAACTATCCGGTTCATGAATTTGCTTATACGGACCAGGAAGGGAAGCCTTTTTCATCGAAAGACCTAGAAAATAAGGTATGGGTTGCAAACTTTGTCTTTACGTATTGTGGAACCGTTTGTCCTACGATGACAGCAAACATGGCTGAATTGCAGAAAAAAGCAAAAGAAGCGGGCGTTGATGTGGAGTTTGTTTCCTTCTCGGTTGATCCAGGAAGAGATACGCCAGAGGCATTGAAGTCATATCTGGGTAAATTCAATGCTGACTTCTCCAATTGGCATGCATTGACTGGCTATGGATTTGATGAGATCAAAACGTTTATTCTCAAGTCATTCAAGACTCCGATAGAAAAGGACCCTAATTCCGATCAAATCATCCACGACACGTTTTTATACTTGGTTGATCAAAAGGGAACAGTGGTTAACCGTTATGAAGGAATGACGGACGTGCCTTACAATCAAATTATCGAGGATATGAAAGCGTTGCAGGAGTAG
- a CDS encoding carbon-nitrogen hydrolase family protein: protein MSIQQHNVRVAVVQAASVIMDRDGSTEKAVSLTLEAGEKGAKIVVFPEAFIPAYPRGLTFGAKVGSRSPEGRKDWFRYWDNSIVVPSEETDKLGEAARKAGVYLVIGVIERDNENSGGTLYCSVLFFGPDGELLGVHRKLKPTASERLIWGEGDGSTLPVFDTPYGKIGALICWENYMPLARAAMYAKGVQIYIAPTADARDAWQATIRHIALEGRCFVLSSNQYVTKDMYPTDLACYDDLASSPDEMSRGGSAIVGPLGDYIVEPVFGREEILYADLDIRDIAYSQFDFDVVGHYSRPDVFTLLVNEEKKENVKWMK from the coding sequence ATGTCAATTCAGCAACATAACGTACGAGTAGCAGTTGTTCAAGCTGCTTCGGTCATAATGGATCGTGATGGAAGTACGGAAAAGGCGGTTTCACTGACATTGGAAGCAGGCGAAAAAGGAGCGAAAATCGTTGTTTTTCCCGAAGCTTTTATCCCTGCGTATCCGAGAGGACTTACATTTGGAGCAAAAGTTGGCAGTCGTTCCCCTGAGGGGCGTAAAGACTGGTTTCGTTATTGGGACAATTCGATTGTCGTCCCGAGTGAAGAGACAGACAAGCTCGGGGAGGCAGCGCGCAAGGCTGGTGTGTATCTCGTCATTGGTGTGATCGAGAGAGACAATGAAAATAGCGGTGGCACCTTATATTGTTCCGTCTTATTTTTCGGACCAGATGGTGAGTTGCTTGGCGTGCATCGCAAGCTGAAGCCGACTGCATCCGAACGATTGATTTGGGGCGAAGGGGACGGAAGTACTTTGCCGGTATTCGATACTCCTTACGGTAAGATCGGGGCCCTGATTTGTTGGGAGAATTATATGCCGTTAGCGCGAGCAGCAATGTATGCAAAAGGCGTTCAAATCTACATCGCGCCAACAGCTGATGCGAGAGATGCATGGCAAGCTACCATCCGCCATATCGCATTGGAAGGCAGATGCTTCGTCTTATCGAGCAATCAGTACGTAACAAAAGATATGTATCCAACTGATTTGGCTTGCTACGACGATCTGGCTTCTTCTCCAGACGAGATGAGCAGAGGTGGAAGTGCGATTGTGGGGCCATTGGGTGACTATATCGTCGAGCCTGTTTTTGGTCGGGAGGAGATTCTCTACGCTGATCTGGACATTCGTGATATCGCTTATAGCCAATTCGATTTTGATGTTGTTGGACATTACTCGCGACCGGATGTTTTTACGTTGTTGGTGAATGAAGAGAAAAAAGAGAATGTGAAGTGGATGAAGTAG
- a CDS encoding PLP-dependent aminotransferase family protein produces MNMCKVVIIIWKPDRSSSQTLYHQIADEIERRISYGEFPPGSLLPSERKLAEQLGVNRSTVILAYEELRALGIIESRTGSGTRVSKNKWEATPKHTPNWHRYVEGGQFLPNLSYLRRIREALQKDSSLIDFASGELSSQLSPGKEISTLMKENPFTEYLGYDNPQGFTPLREELVSYLSRYRNVQTTDSSILITSGSQQSLYLITQCLLAPGDAVAIEDPSYSYSLPMFQSAGLRLFRLPVSHNGIDPEDIRALYKKHRIKMIFINPTFQNPTGICLDPTRRTQLLDVASELGLPIVEDDPFSLTSYDGKPPLPLKSLDQLGSVVYIGSFSKIAASGLRVGWMVAPHSVVERLADARQQMDFGLSVVPQKIAAQFLHSDNFLPHLERLRMHLQYRRDLLVEALQKELPNELSFTIPQGGLHLWCKINPDVNDNQLFEEAVRRGVVFVPGSVYGSDSGYIRFTFARPKEEEITLGVSKFAAALKAVLS; encoded by the coding sequence ATGAATATGTGCAAGGTTGTGATTATCATTTGGAAGCCTGATCGGTCGAGCAGTCAAACTCTATACCACCAAATAGCCGATGAGATTGAACGCAGAATTTCATATGGAGAGTTCCCCCCTGGGAGCCTGCTCCCTTCTGAGAGAAAACTGGCTGAGCAACTAGGAGTAAACCGAAGCACTGTTATTTTAGCGTACGAGGAACTTCGGGCATTAGGCATCATCGAGAGCAGAACAGGAAGCGGTACTCGTGTAAGTAAAAATAAATGGGAGGCAACTCCGAAGCATACACCCAACTGGCATCGATATGTAGAAGGTGGTCAATTCCTCCCGAATTTGTCTTATCTGCGGCGGATTAGAGAAGCCTTGCAAAAAGACAGCAGTCTAATCGACTTTGCGAGTGGGGAGTTGTCTTCTCAACTCTCTCCAGGTAAGGAAATCAGTACACTGATGAAGGAAAACCCCTTCACCGAATATTTGGGATACGACAATCCTCAAGGCTTTACGCCATTGCGTGAAGAGCTGGTCTCGTATTTGTCACGATACCGGAATGTGCAGACAACAGACTCTTCTATTCTGATCACGTCGGGTTCTCAACAATCTCTGTATTTGATCACCCAATGTCTGCTTGCACCCGGCGATGCAGTTGCCATCGAAGATCCCTCTTATTCTTACTCGTTGCCTATGTTTCAATCTGCTGGACTTCGCCTGTTCCGCCTTCCCGTCAGCCATAACGGAATTGATCCAGAAGATATTCGAGCCTTGTATAAAAAACATCGGATCAAGATGATCTTTATCAATCCCACTTTTCAAAACCCTACAGGAATTTGTCTGGATCCCACTCGGCGCACGCAGCTGTTGGATGTAGCAAGCGAACTCGGTCTGCCGATTGTAGAGGACGATCCTTTCAGTCTGACTTCCTATGACGGCAAGCCTCCACTGCCACTCAAATCATTGGATCAGCTTGGCTCCGTAGTCTACATTGGTTCCTTTTCCAAAATTGCTGCATCCGGTTTACGAGTCGGTTGGATGGTGGCGCCTCATTCCGTTGTCGAGCGTTTGGCAGATGCCCGCCAGCAGATGGATTTTGGCCTGAGCGTGGTACCACAAAAAATCGCAGCCCAGTTTTTGCATTCCGATAACTTCCTACCACATTTAGAGCGGTTACGTATGCATTTACAGTACAGAAGAGATTTGCTTGTGGAGGCACTGCAAAAAGAGTTGCCCAATGAGCTTTCGTTCACCATTCCCCAAGGCGGATTACACTTGTGGTGTAAAATTAACCCAGATGTGAACGACAACCAATTATTTGAAGAAGCCGTTCGCAGAGGCGTCGTTTTTGTGCCTGGCAGTGTGTATGGTTCAGACTCCGGCTACATTCGCTTTACCTTTGCGCGACCAAAAGAAGAGGAAATTACGCTTGGCGTCTCTAAATTTGCGGCTGCGTTGAAGGCTGTTTTGTCATAA
- a CDS encoding DUF2165 family protein — translation MKVLVVALSAAFGTSIFLGNLMDYHSNYQFVQHVLSMDTTFEGNALMWRAITDPTAHTIAYIGIIIAEGLFSLFGWIAAGNMLRNAKKDAKTFNNSKTFAYIAYMVAFCIWFFGFAIVGAEWFAMWQSQVWNGQQVAFNITEVMIGFVILVSLRDRELTDR, via the coding sequence TTGAAGGTTTTGGTTGTAGCATTATCCGCAGCATTTGGAACATCCATTTTCTTAGGGAATCTTATGGACTACCATTCCAATTATCAATTTGTCCAACATGTTCTGTCCATGGACACCACGTTTGAGGGGAACGCACTTATGTGGCGAGCGATTACTGATCCTACTGCTCACACCATTGCTTATATCGGAATCATCATTGCGGAAGGGCTATTCTCACTTTTTGGTTGGATCGCGGCAGGAAATATGCTGCGTAATGCAAAGAAGGATGCAAAAACGTTCAATAACTCGAAAACATTCGCATACATCGCTTACATGGTTGCTTTTTGCATCTGGTTTTTCGGATTTGCGATTGTGGGCGCAGAGTGGTTCGCTATGTGGCAATCACAAGTATGGAATGGTCAGCAGGTAGCGTTTAACATTACAGAGGTGATGATTGGATTCGTGATTTTGGTTTCTTTACGAGATCGAGAATTAACAGATAGGTAG
- a CDS encoding SDR family NAD(P)-dependent oxidoreductase: MKQFENKVAIITGAASGIGRALATRCAEEQMKVVLADVEVAALQRVEQELQAAGATVLAVVTDVSKEKDIQMLAQKTLDSFGAVHLLFNNAGVGGGSTIWQSTLADWQWVMNVNLWGAIHATQIFVPMMLKQGTECHIVNTASLAGLESGPGNSIYRVSKHALVSLSETLYHELKMIQSKIGVSVLCPGFVQTQICDAHRNRPAVYSKPGDIVEPSPMTTAIDQFIRSGVEQGISPKEVADHTFLAIKSNRFYILPDPSYRETVRQRMEDILNQHNPTFVIPSHI; this comes from the coding sequence ATGAAGCAGTTTGAAAACAAAGTAGCGATCATTACCGGAGCGGCCAGCGGTATCGGTCGCGCATTGGCAACGCGCTGTGCTGAGGAGCAGATGAAGGTTGTTCTTGCCGATGTAGAAGTAGCGGCGCTCCAACGAGTAGAGCAGGAATTACAGGCAGCAGGAGCAACTGTCCTCGCCGTCGTAACGGACGTAAGCAAAGAAAAGGATATCCAGATGCTTGCACAGAAAACGCTAGACTCGTTCGGTGCTGTCCATCTATTGTTCAATAATGCAGGGGTTGGCGGAGGCTCGACAATCTGGCAAAGCACCCTTGCTGATTGGCAATGGGTCATGAATGTGAACTTGTGGGGTGCCATTCACGCTACACAAATTTTCGTACCCATGATGTTGAAGCAAGGGACTGAATGCCACATCGTGAACACCGCCTCTCTCGCTGGCCTAGAGTCCGGACCAGGGAATAGCATTTATCGTGTAAGCAAGCATGCGTTAGTCAGTCTGTCGGAAACCCTCTACCACGAATTGAAAATGATCCAATCCAAAATCGGTGTTTCCGTTTTATGCCCCGGCTTTGTTCAAACGCAAATATGTGACGCCCATCGCAATCGTCCAGCCGTGTACAGCAAACCAGGAGATATCGTGGAGCCATCACCGATGACCACCGCCATCGACCAGTTCATTCGTTCAGGTGTCGAGCAAGGAATTTCTCCAAAAGAAGTAGCTGATCACACCTTCCTGGCGATCAAGAGCAATCGCTTTTACATTCTGCCAGACCCCTCGTATAGAGAGACTGTGCGTCAGCGAATGGAAGATATTTTGAACCAGCATAACCCGACGTTCGTGATTCCCTCGCATATTTAA
- a CDS encoding NAD(P)H-dependent oxidoreductase — protein sequence MRKDQIIEAYQFRHACKEFDAAKKITNEDFDFIMETARLSPSSFGFEPWNFLVLQDSTLREKLLPGAWGAQKQLPTASHFVIVLARTKQEMAADSEYIQHMMKDTQDLPENVVQQKGAAYDHFLKNDFALFDDERVMFEWASRQTYIALGNMMTSAAMIGIDSCPIEGFAKEKVEDILAAEGLLDRERFGIACMVAFGYRKNEPRAKTRQAKEEIIRFIG from the coding sequence ATGCGTAAAGACCAAATCATAGAAGCCTATCAATTCAGACATGCCTGCAAGGAGTTTGATGCAGCTAAAAAAATTACGAATGAAGACTTTGATTTTATTATGGAGACTGCTCGCCTGTCACCTAGCTCCTTTGGTTTTGAACCATGGAACTTCCTCGTGCTACAAGATTCGACGCTTAGAGAGAAGCTGTTACCCGGCGCATGGGGTGCGCAAAAACAACTGCCGACCGCAAGCCATTTTGTCATCGTATTGGCTCGGACCAAACAAGAAATGGCCGCTGATTCCGAATATATCCAACATATGATGAAAGACACGCAGGACTTGCCAGAAAACGTCGTACAGCAAAAAGGCGCTGCTTACGATCACTTCCTGAAAAACGATTTCGCCCTGTTTGATGACGAGCGAGTCATGTTCGAATGGGCATCCAGACAGACCTACATCGCGCTTGGCAATATGATGACGTCTGCTGCGATGATCGGCATTGATTCCTGCCCCATTGAAGGCTTTGCAAAAGAAAAGGTTGAGGATATCCTTGCAGCGGAGGGGCTTCTCGACAGAGAACGCTTCGGCATCGCTTGCATGGTGGCTTTTGGCTATCGGAAAAATGAACCTCGTGCGAAAACCAGACAAGCGAAAGAAGAGATTATTCGTTTTATCGGATAA
- a CDS encoding helix-turn-helix domain-containing protein, whose amino-acid sequence MKKKPAMRYLLNGKEYPCPIELAVSVFAGRWKVSIICQLFKGKKRYGELKKNIIGVNHKMLAEQLRELEEAGIVKREVYPVVPPKVEYELTELGQGLGPVIEYLREWGDHFQTEAPEESLSTAHGS is encoded by the coding sequence ATGAAGAAGAAACCAGCGATGAGGTACCTATTAAATGGCAAGGAATATCCTTGCCCGATCGAGCTTGCCGTCTCGGTTTTTGCGGGAAGATGGAAGGTATCAATCATTTGTCAGCTGTTCAAAGGGAAAAAAAGGTACGGAGAATTAAAGAAAAATATAATCGGTGTGAATCATAAAATGCTGGCAGAACAATTGCGGGAGTTGGAGGAAGCAGGAATCGTCAAGCGTGAAGTGTATCCGGTCGTTCCGCCAAAAGTAGAGTACGAGTTGACCGAGCTAGGGCAAGGCTTGGGACCTGTCATTGAGTATTTGCGAGAATGGGGAGATCATTTTCAAACAGAGGCACCAGAAGAGTCTCTATCTACTGCTCACGGGTCATGA